Proteins from one Tenrec ecaudatus isolate mTenEca1 chromosome 8, mTenEca1.hap1, whole genome shotgun sequence genomic window:
- the CLEC3B gene encoding tetranectin, with protein sequence MELWGAYLLLCLASLLPQATAEPPTPKTKKAAGGKKDGVVPKILEELKNRLDSLAQEVALLKEQQALQTVCLKGIKVHMKCFLAFSQAKSFHEASEDCISRGGTLGTPQTGPENDALYEYLRQSVGAEAQIWLGLNDMAAEGSWVDMTGARISYKNWETEITAQPDGGKAENCAVLSGAAAGKWFDQRCRDQLPYICQFGIV encoded by the exons GCCCCAGGCCACTGCTGAGCCCCCAACTCCCAAGACCAAGAAGGCCGCAGGTGGCAAGAAAG ATGGGGTGGTCCCCAAGATATTGGAGGAGCTCAAGAACCGGCTGGACAGCCTGGCCCAGGAGGTGGCGCTGTTGAAAGAGCAGCAGGCCCTGCAGACAG TCTGCCTGAAGGGCATCAAGGTGCACATGAAGTGCTTCCTGGCCTTCTCCCAGGCCAAGAGCTTCCACGAGGCCAGCGAGGACTGCATCTCACGCGGAGGCACCTTGGGCACCCCGCAGACGGGCCCCGAGAACGACGCCCTGTACGAGTACCTGCGCCAGAGCGTGGGCGCCGAGGCGCAGATCTGGCTGGGCCTCAACGACATGGCGGCCGAGGGCTCCTGGGTGGACATGACGGGAGCTCGCATCTCCTACAAGAACTGGGAGACTGAGATCACCGCGCAGCCGGACGGCGGCAAGGCCGAGAATTGCGCCGTGCTGTCGGGCGCTGCAGCGGGCAAGTGGTTCGACCAGCGCTGCCGCGACCAGTTGCCCTACATCTGCCAGTTCGGCATCGTGTAG